AGTCTGTCAGGGAAAAGTGGCCAGTTAGGTTCCCGAAAAGACAAACTGCGACAAGGGCGCCTAGGCGGCCAGCGTTGCCATATCGATGACGAAACGATACCGCACGTCGCTTTTCAACACCCGTTCATAGGCCGTGTTGATATCCTTGATATCGATCAGCTCGATATCGGAGGTGATGCCGTGCTTGCCGCAGAAATCCAGCATGTCCTGGGTTTCCTTGATCGACCCGATCATCGAGCCGGCCAGATTGCGGCGGGCGGGGATGAGCGAGAAGGCGTGCACCGGAACTGGCTTTTCCGGTACGCCAAGCAGAACCATGGTGCCATCGACCTTCAGCAGGTTGAGATAGGCATTCCAATCGATATCGGCGCTGACGGTGCAGATGATCAGGTCGAAGGATCCGGCCAGCGTCTCGAAAGTCTTGGCGTCGCTGGTCGCATAGTAATGGCTGGCGCCGAGACGCAGGCCATCCTCTTTCTTCGACAGGGTCTGGCTGAGCACGGTGATCTCCGCGCCCATGGCCGCACCGATCTTGACGCCCATATGGCCGAGACCGCCCATGCCGACGATGGCCACCTTCTTACCCGGACCGGCCTTCCAATGGGCCAGCGGCGAATAGAGCGTGATACCGGCGCAAAGCAATGGGGCAGCCTTGTCGAGTGGCAGATTGTCCGGGATCGACAGGACATAGCCTTCCTTGACGACGATCGTGTCGGAATAGCCGCCCTGGGTGGCGGTCTTGCCGTCGCGGTCTACGCCGTTATAGGTCTGGACAAGGCCGGGCAGATATTGCTCGATATCCACATCGCGTTCCTGGCAATGGACACAGGAATCGACGAAACAGCCAACGCCGACATGATCGCCGACCTTGAATTTCGATACGCTTGCACCAACGGCGGTGACGACACCGGCAATTTCGTGACCGGGCACCATGGGGAATGCGGAATTGCCCCATTCATTGCGGGCCTGGTGGATGTCGGAATGGCAGACACCACAATATTTGATAGAAATCACCACGTCGTCATCATTGGGTTCGCGACGCTCAAAAGTGAAGGGTTCCAGCGGCTTGCTGGCGTCGGTTGCGGCATAACCTCTTGCGATTGGCATGCGGCGCTCCTTTTTTGTCATGGGGAGGAATGGGTACTGTAATTGGGAAGGGCACGGAAAAGCCGTTGGGAACGGCAGCCCGCTCCTTAGATAGGTGTCTGGCGGGTGTGTTCAACATCTACCGTGAATATTCGGCGGGCCTTCCGAAAGTCCGGCTCTTTCCAACCCGTTGCATATTGGCTATCGATTGCAGATCAAAACAGGGGTGAACCGATGCAGCGACAGGATTTCATTGAGCAATTCGGCGGGATATTCGAACATTCACCGTTCATTGCCGAGCGCGCTTTCGATGCCGGTTTTATTGACGAACCTCTGACCGCCCTTGGCGTTCATGATGGAATGAGTGCGATATTTCGCACAGCAACCCAAGCCGAGCGGCTCGATGTGCTGCGGGCGCATCCGGATCTGGCGGGAAAATTGGCTATTACAGGCGAATTGACAGAGGAAAGCCGCAGCGAACAGGCTGGCGCCGGGCTCGATCGCCTGTCCGAGTCTGAACACCAGCGTTTTACAGCGCTCAATAGTGCTTATATGGAAAAATTCGGCTTTCCGTTCATCATTGCCGTGAAGGGCCTGACGAAAGACGACATTCTGACCGCATTTGAGGCCCGGATCGACAATAGCGTCGAAACGGAGTTTTCAACCGCCTGCCTTCAAGTCGAAAAAATCGCCCGCCTTCGGCTCGAAGCAATGCTGCCAGCCGAAAGTGCCGGTCAAGAGTGAGTGCCGGGCAGGAATGAATGGGCCGCGCGTTTAAAGTTTGTCAGGGAAAAGTGGAACCCGGTTTTCCCGAAAAGACAAACGAAAACAAGACAAGCTAGAGTATGTCTGGTTCACTCTGAACCTGACATACTCTGGCGCGCAGCCGAAGCAGGGTCATGCAGCATGATCCTGCTGATTGCGTTGTTGCCAAACGTCACTGCCCAAACGTCACTGCCCAAACGTCACTGTTTGAGCGCGTCTTCCGCCTCGCGGATCGCTGCTTCGTGATACCAGCTGGCGGCTCCGCTTTCGAGGATCACCTGCTTATGGAGATTGCGCTCACGCATTTCACGCAGTCTTTGCGTATTATGTACTGGGAATTCGTAGATTTTTGCCGATTCCCGACCAAGGCCCGTTGTCATCGCTACTGCCCTTCGTTGTTCCTCGAGCTCCTCCGCCCGGATGAATCTCATAGCATTTTTTCAGCTAAAATGCACATAGAAAGTGCAATTTGCCCAAAAATAAATCATTTTTGGCTGCTTTTTCACGCTATCGCTGCTATCCACCGGGCATTGCTGCCTTTTATTTTGCAAATGCGCATTGAGAAGGCGGTGGCATGCAGGCCAATCTGACACAAAACCGTTAAAAACCCGTGGCTTTTAAGGTGTTTTGAATATGGCTCGCGTTTTTTCTGCCTGCCGCAAGGTGGTTTTTGCGGGTTTGGCATGGTTCCTGCTTGTTATTTATCGACTCCCGGACCGCCGGAGAATCACCCCAGGGTGCGCCCGATGCGAGGCGCTGGACTTATGAGAGATCGACAATGACCAAGTACAAGCTCGAGTATATCTGGTTGGACGGCTATACGCCGGTCCCGAACCTGCGCGGCAAGACGCAGATCAAGGAATTCGCTGAATTTCCGACCCTCGAACAGCTCCCCCTCTGGGGCTTCGACGGTAGCTCCACCCAGCAGGCCGAAGGCCATAGCTCGGATTGCGTGCTGAAGCCTGTTGCTGTTTACCCCGACCCGGCCCGTACCAATGGTGCACTGGTGATGTGCGAAGTGATGATGCCCGATGGCGTCACCCCGCATAGCTCCAACAGCCGCGCCACCATTCTGGAAGACGAAGGCACATGGTTCGGCTTTGAGCAGGAATATTTCCTCTATCAGGACGGCCGTCCGCTCGGCTTCCCGGAAAATGGCTATCCTGCGCCGCAGGGTCCTTATTATACCGGCGTCGGCTTCAAGAATGTCGGCGATGTCGCGCGCGAAATCGTCGAAGAGCATCTGGATCTTTGCCTGGCTGCTGGCATCAACCATGAAGGCATCAATGCTGAAGTGGCGAAGGGTCAGTGGGAATTCCAGGTTTTCGGCAAGGGCTCCAAAAAGGCCGCTGACGAAATCTGGCTGGCCCGCTACCTGCTGCTGCGTCTGTGCGAAAAATACGGCGTCGATGTCGAGTTTCATTGCAAGCCGCTTGGCGATACCGACTGGAACGGTTCCGGCATGCATTGCAACTTCTCGACCAAGTTCATGCGCGAAGTGGGCGGCAAGGACTATTTCGAAGCGCTTATGGCGGCTTTCGCCAAGAACTGGAAAGAGCATATCGACGTTTACGGTCCCGACAACCACCTGCGTCTGACCGGCAAGCACGAAACCGCTCCATGGAACAAGTTCTCCTACGGCGTTGCTGACCGTGGTGCATCGATCCGCGTTCCGCACTCCTTCGTCAACAATGGCTATCGTGGCTATCTGGAAGATCGTCGCCCCAACTCGCAGGGCTGCCCTTACCAGATCGCTTCCCAGGTCTTGAAGACGATTGCAGAAGTTCCGGCTGCAAAGTCTGAAGCCGCCTGATCCTCTCTGCTTGCGCCCAGACTTGATCCATCGGATCTGGGCGCAAGCGCTCTTGATATCGTGTACCAGGACACTGTAGGCGCCGATGCGTCCTTGTCTTGAAGATGGTGTGAATATTTCAAACCATTGATGTATTTGATTTTTTCTGAAGGAGAGGATGTGGGAGCATCTTCGGGCCTTCGTATATAGGTGAATATCGGTGTGGTCTTCTGTGACCCTCGATCATTCGGTCAAAGCGCCATTACATGCTGTCATCAGTATTCAACGCTCAAGTGAATACGGTCGGGCGATTTTAAAATGAAGACTGCATCATTCCCCGATCCAGAACAGATTTAAGTCAATCTGTATCCACTTTAGATTATAGTGTTGTCTTGGAATCTCGGATTAACCCTAGAATTTTTAAGGCTTTGGCCTCTGTTGATGCATTAATAATATCAATCCTGTCTATATTGTTCGCGTATCCATTGAATATCATGCTTGGTCTTTATTTTAAAATATCGTAATTTGATATATGCCAATAACGGATGAATTAGTTTTTGTGAAAATTGGCGGAGAAAATTATTTTACTATCTAATATGAGGGGTTTTTATGTATAAAAATTATCTTATGTCAAAAAAATGATATGCTAACGCATTTAATTTCTGCCTATGTTTGTTTATGTATATTTTGTATTATTTATCTCTTTTTGGAGCACTATATCTATTCGTTAGAGTGTCAAAATTGTTTCATCTTCGGTTTGTATACTTAATTGGATAGAAATAGAAATTTAAGCGCGCATTTGTTGAATTTTCTACTTTTGGGCGATTAATTCGGCATTAAGTGCAAAGTCCATCCCCGTTCTGTTTCGTTGATTTTTACGGGTTATTGCAAGTCGGACACTTTACAAACGTGCCGTGTGCTGTTTTCATTGTCTCACGTTTTCAGGCTTGTGTGCCTGATTTGTATATAGTTTGTGAATTTTATAGCAAAATCTGTGTTATTTTTATTCGTGATTGTATCGTTTCGCGACAATTTGGTTTTATTGTTTTGTATTTAAGTATTTCTAATTTGTGTTGAGCAGTTGAATTCATGACATGCTGATGTGCTTTATTTTGAGTGGCAGTTTTTGCGTTTCCTAGCATCGCAATCGTTTGATTGTGCTTGCTTTTTGATTGTTTTCTGGTTTTGGCCGATATTTCAGTGAGGTTTTTCAATGTCTTTTGTAGGCAGACATGAGCAGGTTTTTCCGGTTTCTCTTGCGCAGGCAGGCTTGTGGGTCAAACAAAAGGTAGCTCCCGCCGATCTGAGCTTTGTCCTTGCTGAATCCATCGAAATTCATGGTCCCGTTCATCCAGGACTGTTCTGCCAGGCGTTGCGCCGCTTGTCAGATGATGTTGCTGTCACACGGTCTCGCATCAAGGAAATCGAAGGGCAGCCGCATCAGGTTGTCATGGCGGCCTATTGCGGCGTCTTTGACGTGATCGATTTCAGCGGTGCTGACAATCCTGGCGCAAGCGCCATGGACTGGATGCGCAAGCAGATGTCTAAGCCGCTCGATCTTGCCAATGACAATCTCTGGGGGTCTTCGCTTTTGAAGCTCGGGGCCACAGAATGGGTCTGGTATCATTGGGCACATCATATCATCATGGACGGGTTCTCTGGCGGCTTGCTGGCCCGGCGGCTGGCCGATATTTATTCGGCACTGGCCCAGGGCAACCAGCCGGAGCCCTATGATTGCGGTTCTCCGCAGGAATTGCTGGAGCTTGAGCGCACCTACCGCGATTCGGTGCATTTCCAGCGCGACAAGGCCTATTGGTCGGAGCAGATGAAGGGTCTGCCGGAGCCGGTGACCTTGATGAAGAAGAAAGGCGAGCCATCCGGTGGCCTGCTGCGCCATACGACGGTCATCGATCGCCAGACGGTCAAGGCGCTTGCTGAGATCAGCCGTGGCTTTGGCGCCAGCGTGCCACAGGCCTTGATTGCCCTGGTCGCGGCCTATTACGCCAAGGCGACAGACTGCGAAGAGCTGACCATGGTCACCATGGTGACGGCCCGAATCAGCCAGACGATGCGCCGCATTCCGGGCATGACCGCCAATGCGGTTCCTCTGCGGTTTTCAATCACGCCGGACCTGTCCTGGCGCGAATTGACCGGTCAGGTTTCCCAGCAGATGAGCCGGGCGCTGCGTTATCAGCGCTATCGCTATGAGGATATTCGCCGCGATCTCGGCATGGTCCGCCAGGATGCGCAGATTGCCTGGCTGGGCGTCAATATTGAGCCTTTCGACTACGATCTGCGCTTTGATGGACAGCCAACCACCGTGCACAACCTTTCGAACGGCACGATGACGGATTTCACCATCTTCGCCTATGACCGTGGTGACAATGGCGACCTGCGCATCGATTTTGATGCCAATCCGGCGCTCTATACGCTGGAAGAGCTGGCCGATCACGAGGCGCGGTTCACCCGCATGTTGAGAGAGATCCTCGCGACGCCTGAACAGCCCCTGCGCGATTTCAGCCTGCTGTCGAAGTGGGAGCGGCAGGAAATTCTGACCGACTGGAACGATACGTCCCACAAGCTCCCGGATCAGACGTGGCCCGAATTGTTCCGGGCGCAGGCGGCACGCACGCCGGATGCGGTAGCGCTATCCTTTGGCGGTCGCCAGATGACCTATGGTGAGCTGGATGCCGCCTCCGATCATCTGGCTGGCTATCTGATGGAAAAGGGCGCGGTACCCGGTTCTCTGGTGGCTGTGGCTGTGCCGCGGTCTGAAAACATGGTTGTGGCGCTGCTAGCAGTGCTCAAAAGCGGTGCCGCCTATCTGCCGCTCGATCCGGCTGATCCAGCCTCGCGGGTGGCGATGATCCTGGAGGATGCGCAGCCAGCCTGCGTCATCACCACAGAGGAAGTGGCGGGTAACCTCCCTGATGCCACCGACAATCTGATCTTCCTCGACAAGCCTCTGGAACGGCAGGGACGCGACCTGCCGAAGGGGCCGTCGCTGAGCGACACGGCCTATATCATCTTTACGTCCGGCTCGACCGGTCGGCCCAAGGGTGTGGAAATTCCGCATCGCGGCCTGATGAACTTCCTGTTGTCGATGCAGGATCTGTTGAAACTGGACAGTGAAGACCGTTTGCTGGCCGTGACGACGATCTCCTTCGATATTGCAGCCCTTGAGCTTTATCTGCCGTTGCTGGCAGGCGCGCGCACGGTGATCGCGCTACGCTCGGAAGTGCGCGATCCGGCAGTGCTGCATGGGTTGATCCGCAGTGCGGGTATCACCATCATGCAGGCGACGCCGTCTTTGTGGCGGGCCTTGCTGGCCGATCATCATGACGGCCTGACGGGCTTGCGCAGCCTTGTCGGTGGCGAGGCTCTGCCTGCCGATCTCGCGCATAAAATGGCGCGGCTCGGTCATCCCGTTCTCAATGTCTACGGACCGACGGAAACCACGATTTGGTCCACCAACATGCCGCTTTTGGGCAGCGATCTCGACAGTGCGCCAATTGGCCGGCCAATCTGGAACACCCGCGTCTATGTCCTCGACCGGCATTGCCAGCCAGTACCGCCCGGCTTTATCGGGGAACTGTATATCGGTGGTGCGGGCGTGGCGAAGGGCTACCTGAACCGCCCGGACCTGACGGCGGAAAAATTCATGGCCGATCCGTTTGCAGGCGAAGGCGAGCGGATCTACCGGACCGGCGACCTGGTGCGCTGGCGGCGCGATGGCGTGCTGGATTATCTCGGCCGCAACGACCACCAGATCAAGATCCGCGGCTTCCGGGTGGAGCCGGGCGAAATCGAGGCAGCGCTTGCCGCCCTGCCACAGGTGCGTGAAGCCGTGGTTATTCTGCGCGATGATCCGGGCCGCGAAAAGCGACTGGTTGCTTATGTGGTTCCCAGAGAGGGTGCGGTAGGCGAGGGTGCCTCGCTGGATGCCGCGGATCTTTCGGAGCGGCTGGGCAAGGTTATTCCTGTCCATATGATCCCGGCGGCCTATGTGGTGCTGGACGCTATTCCGTTGAACTCGAATGGCAAGACCGACCGCCACGCGCTGCCGGTGCCGCAATGGACGGTAACGGAAGGCATAGCCCTGCCGGGGACCGATGCTGAAAAGCGGCTTGCCGCCTTGTGGTGTGAGATCCTCGGTCTGGAGCAGATCGGCATTCACGACAGTTTCTTCGTGCTCGGCGGCGATTCGCTGGCCGCAGCCGGAATGATCTCCGCCGTTCGCAGCCGGTTGAAAGGCGAAATTCCGCTTGGTGCCGTGTTCGAAACGCCCACCATTGCCGCCTTGGCCGTGCATCTGGATGAGGCAAGCTCTGGTTCACCGCTGATCGAGCCGGTGCTGGCCATCCGCGCCAAGGGCGAGCGTCCGCCGCTGTTCTGCATCCATCCGGTGCTGGGCCTGGGCTGGAGCTTCTTCTCGCTCGCGCAGCATTTGAGCGAGGATGTCCCGGTTTATGCCCTGCAATCGGACGGGTTGCATGATCTTGCTGCCCTGCCGCGCTCTATCGAGGACATGGCTGCGCTCTACGTGCAGCGAATTCGCAAGATCCAGCCACAGGGGCCATATCATCTGCTGGGCTGGTCGCTGGGCGGGCTGATTGCCCATGAAATGACCCGGCAATTGCAGGCAGAAGGCCAGGCTATCGCGTTCCTGGGCATGATGGATAGCTACCATTTCAAGCCTGCTGCCCAATTGCAGGACGATGCGACGCTGGCGCGGGCAGCTCTTGGGTTCCTCGGCTTTGATGAAAAGGCAGCGGGCGACAAGCCATCACTGGCCGAGCTTGGCGATTTCGTGCTGAAAATGTTTGATACGGACAACCATGTTCTGCTGGAACAGGTTCACCAGTTCGATCCGGATTTCGTTGAACGTGCCAAGGCGACCATCTTGCACAATCTGGAAATTGCCCAGCGCTTCACACCGGGCAAGATCGATGCCGATGTGCATTTCTTCCGTGCCGAACCAAGTGCGGGCAGCGATGCGCTGAACACCATCCTCAACTACGATGCGGAAACCTGGTTGCCGCATGTGGGGGGTAGGGTTTACCTGCGCGACATGACCTGCAAC
The nucleotide sequence above comes from Agrobacterium vitis. Encoded proteins:
- a CDS encoding NAD(P)-dependent alcohol dehydrogenase; translation: MPIARGYAATDASKPLEPFTFERREPNDDDVVISIKYCGVCHSDIHQARNEWGNSAFPMVPGHEIAGVVTAVGASVSKFKVGDHVGVGCFVDSCVHCQERDVDIEQYLPGLVQTYNGVDRDGKTATQGGYSDTIVVKEGYVLSIPDNLPLDKAAPLLCAGITLYSPLAHWKAGPGKKVAIVGMGGLGHMGVKIGAAMGAEITVLSQTLSKKEDGLRLGASHYYATSDAKTFETLAGSFDLIICTVSADIDWNAYLNLLKVDGTMVLLGVPEKPVPVHAFSLIPARRNLAGSMIGSIKETQDMLDFCGKHGITSDIELIDIKDINTAYERVLKSDVRYRFVIDMATLAA
- the uraD gene encoding 2-oxo-4-hydroxy-4-carboxy-5-ureidoimidazoline decarboxylase, which produces MQRQDFIEQFGGIFEHSPFIAERAFDAGFIDEPLTALGVHDGMSAIFRTATQAERLDVLRAHPDLAGKLAITGELTEESRSEQAGAGLDRLSESEHQRFTALNSAYMEKFGFPFIIAVKGLTKDDILTAFEARIDNSVETEFSTACLQVEKIARLRLEAMLPAESAGQE
- a CDS encoding DUF2735 domain-containing protein codes for the protein MTTGLGRESAKIYEFPVHNTQRLREMRERNLHKQVILESGAASWYHEAAIREAEDALKQ
- a CDS encoding glutamine synthetase beta-grasp domain-containing protein codes for the protein MTKYKLEYIWLDGYTPVPNLRGKTQIKEFAEFPTLEQLPLWGFDGSSTQQAEGHSSDCVLKPVAVYPDPARTNGALVMCEVMMPDGVTPHSSNSRATILEDEGTWFGFEQEYFLYQDGRPLGFPENGYPAPQGPYYTGVGFKNVGDVAREIVEEHLDLCLAAGINHEGINAEVAKGQWEFQVFGKGSKKAADEIWLARYLLLRLCEKYGVDVEFHCKPLGDTDWNGSGMHCNFSTKFMREVGGKDYFEALMAAFAKNWKEHIDVYGPDNHLRLTGKHETAPWNKFSYGVADRGASIRVPHSFVNNGYRGYLEDRRPNSQGCPYQIASQVLKTIAEVPAAKSEAA
- a CDS encoding non-ribosomal peptide synthetase, with translation MSFVGRHEQVFPVSLAQAGLWVKQKVAPADLSFVLAESIEIHGPVHPGLFCQALRRLSDDVAVTRSRIKEIEGQPHQVVMAAYCGVFDVIDFSGADNPGASAMDWMRKQMSKPLDLANDNLWGSSLLKLGATEWVWYHWAHHIIMDGFSGGLLARRLADIYSALAQGNQPEPYDCGSPQELLELERTYRDSVHFQRDKAYWSEQMKGLPEPVTLMKKKGEPSGGLLRHTTVIDRQTVKALAEISRGFGASVPQALIALVAAYYAKATDCEELTMVTMVTARISQTMRRIPGMTANAVPLRFSITPDLSWRELTGQVSQQMSRALRYQRYRYEDIRRDLGMVRQDAQIAWLGVNIEPFDYDLRFDGQPTTVHNLSNGTMTDFTIFAYDRGDNGDLRIDFDANPALYTLEELADHEARFTRMLREILATPEQPLRDFSLLSKWERQEILTDWNDTSHKLPDQTWPELFRAQAARTPDAVALSFGGRQMTYGELDAASDHLAGYLMEKGAVPGSLVAVAVPRSENMVVALLAVLKSGAAYLPLDPADPASRVAMILEDAQPACVITTEEVAGNLPDATDNLIFLDKPLERQGRDLPKGPSLSDTAYIIFTSGSTGRPKGVEIPHRGLMNFLLSMQDLLKLDSEDRLLAVTTISFDIAALELYLPLLAGARTVIALRSEVRDPAVLHGLIRSAGITIMQATPSLWRALLADHHDGLTGLRSLVGGEALPADLAHKMARLGHPVLNVYGPTETTIWSTNMPLLGSDLDSAPIGRPIWNTRVYVLDRHCQPVPPGFIGELYIGGAGVAKGYLNRPDLTAEKFMADPFAGEGERIYRTGDLVRWRRDGVLDYLGRNDHQIKIRGFRVEPGEIEAALAALPQVREAVVILRDDPGREKRLVAYVVPREGAVGEGASLDAADLSERLGKVIPVHMIPAAYVVLDAIPLNSNGKTDRHALPVPQWTVTEGIALPGTDAEKRLAALWCEILGLEQIGIHDSFFVLGGDSLAAAGMISAVRSRLKGEIPLGAVFETPTIAALAVHLDEASSGSPLIEPVLAIRAKGERPPLFCIHPVLGLGWSFFSLAQHLSEDVPVYALQSDGLHDLAALPRSIEDMAALYVQRIRKIQPQGPYHLLGWSLGGLIAHEMTRQLQAEGQAIAFLGMMDSYHFKPAAQLQDDATLARAALGFLGFDEKAAGDKPSLAELGDFVLKMFDTDNHVLLEQVHQFDPDFVERAKATILHNLEIAQRFTPGKIDADVHFFRAEPSAGSDALNTILNYDAETWLPHVGGRVYLRDMTCNHHDMLNIEPASHISAVVQAELLREFLVLRRPQIEAKIERVTRFA